From a single Eleginops maclovinus isolate JMC-PN-2008 ecotype Puerto Natales chromosome 18, JC_Emac_rtc_rv5, whole genome shotgun sequence genomic region:
- the slc37a4a gene encoding glucose-6-phosphate exchanger SLC37A4a yields MASPSYGYYRGTIFLAMFVGYTLYYFNRKTFSFVMPSVMQEIEMDKDDLGMITSSQSLAYAISKFISGVLSDQISARWLFSIGLCMVGCINVVFSWSSTVAVFSALWFLNGLGQGLGWPPCGRVLRKWFEPSQFGTWWAILSCSMNLAGSLGPIIATVLTESYSWRTILSVSGMICVVASVFCLLFIKNEPSDVGLPNIETAAKKSKAGSSGDESTLSEFLLSPYLWLLSVSYLVVFGVKTACTDWGQLFLIQDKGQSTLMGSSYMSALEVGGLLGSLAAGYISDKAVAKQGNKIYGNPRHFILICMMVGMSVSMFLFRVTVTADSPKVWILCLGAAFGFSSYGPIALFGVIANESAPSNYCGTSHAIVALMANIGGFLSGLPFSTIAKHHGWETAFWVAEVACGITTVGFFLLRSIRTKMGHVSKKAD; encoded by the exons ATGGCTTCACCAAGTTATGGATACTACCGAGGCACAATATTTCTGGCCATGTTTGTGGGATACACGCTGTACTACTTCAACAGAAAGACCTTTTCTTTTGTGATGCCTTCTGTAATGCAGGAAATTGAGATGGATAAGGACGACCTGG GCATGATCACCAGCAGCCAGTCTTTGGCCTATGCTATCAGTAAGTTCATCAGCGGCGTGCTTTCGGACCAGATCAGCGCCCGCTGGCTCTTCTCCATCGGCCTGTGCATGGTGGGATGCATCAACGTGGTCTTCTCCTGGTCCTCCACAGTCGCCGTCTTCTCCGCCCTGTGGTTCCTCAACGGGCTGGGCCAGGGTCTCGGCTGGCCCCCCTGCGGCAGGGTGCTGCGCAAG TGGTTTGAGCCCTCTCAGTTCGGGACATGGTGGGCGATCCTCTCCTGCAGCATGAATCTGGCCGGAAGCCTGGGCCCCATCATCGCCACCGTGCTGACGGAGAGCTACAGCTGGAGGACGATCCTGTCCGTCTCCGGGATGATTTGTGTGGTGGCCTCCGTTTTCTGTCTGCTCTTCATCAAGAACGAGCCCAGTGACGTGGGGCTGCCCAACATAGAGACAGCAGCCAAGAAGAGCAAAGCAG GATCCTCCGGTGATGAAAGCACGCTGTCTGAGTTCCTGCTGTCGCCCTACCTGTGGCTGCTGTCTGTCTCCTACCTGGTGGTGTTCGGGGTGAAGACGGCCTGCACAGACTGGGGCCAGCTGTTCCTCATCCAGGACAAGGGCCAATCTACACTCATGG GCAGCTCATACATGAGCGCCCTGGAGGTTGGAGGCCTGCTGGGCAGTCTCGCTGCAGGATACATCTCTGACAAGGCCGTGGCCAaa CAAGGCAACAAAATCTACGGCAACCCTCGCCATTTCATCCTGATCTGCATGATGGTGGGAATGTCCGTGTCCATGTTCCTGTTCAGAGTCACCGTCACTGCAGACAGTCCGAAG GTGTGGATACTCTGCCTGGGTGCTGCTTTCGGTTTCTCCTCTTACGGACCAATAGCATTATTTGGAGTTATAGCCAATGAGAGCGCACCATCCAACTACTGCGGGACATCACACGCCATTGTTGCCCTCATGGCCAATA TCGGTGGCTTCCTGTCCGGACTACCATTCAGCACCATCGCTAAGCACCACGGCTGGGAAACTGCATTCTGGGTAGCAGAGGTCGCCTGTGGCATCACCACCGTTGGATTCTTCCTGCTGCGTAGCATCCGAACCAAAATGGGCCATGTGTCCAAGAAGGCTGACTAA
- the trappc4 gene encoding trafficking protein particle complex subunit 4 → MVIFSVYVVNKAGGLIYQYDNYVPRADAEKTFSFPLDLVLKHHDEKVVVSFGQRDGIKVGHAVLSINGADVLGKNTAEGKDILEYLKDSSNYPVSIRFGRARLSSNEKLMLASMFHSLFAIGSQLSPEVGSSGIEMLETDVFKLHCYQTLTGIKFIVLADPRQSGIDALLRKIYEIYSDFALKNPFYSLEMPIRCELFDQNLKGSLEIAEKAGNFGAGS, encoded by the exons ATGGTGATCttcagtgtgtatgtggtgAACAAGGCTGGAGGTTTAATCTACCAATATGACAATTATGTCCCCAGAGCGGACGCCGAGAAGACCTTCAGCTTCCCTTTAGATTTAGTGCTGAAGCATCACGATGAGAAGGTGGTCGTGTCGTTTGGACAGAGGGACGGAATCAAAG TGGGCCATGCTGTGCTGTCCATCAACGGCGCTGATGTGCTCGGCAAAAACACGGCAGAGGGAAAGGACATCCTTGAATATTTAAAGGATTCCTCAAATTATCCCGTGTCTATTCGCTTTGGACGGGCGCGCCTCAGCTCCAACGAGAAGCTGATGTTGGCATCCATGTTCCACTC GTTGTTTGCTATCGGTTCCCAGCTGTCCCCAGAGGTTGGCAGTTCAGGAATTGAGATGCTGGAAACGGACGTGTTCAAACTCCACTGCTACCAGACTCTCACCG GGATAAAGTTCATCGTGCTGGCGGACCCCCGGCAATCTGGAATAGATGCTCTGTTGAGGAAGATTTATGAGATATATTCAGATTTCGCCCTCAAGAACCCGTTTTACTCCCTGGAAATGCCAATCAG GTGTGAACTCTTTGACCAGAATCTGAAGGGTTCGCTGGAGATCGCAGAGAAAGCGGGCAACTTTGGAGCGGGATCTTAA
- the rps25 gene encoding small ribosomal subunit protein eS25, which translates to MPPKQDKKKDAGKSKKDKDPVNKSGGKAKKKKWSKGKVRDKLNNLVLFDKATYEKLYKEVPNYKLITPAVVSERLKIRGSLARNALQELLAKGMIKLVSKHRAQLIYTRNTKGADEEEAAAAAAAEKGEKGEKKA; encoded by the exons ATG CCTCCCAAGCAGGATAAGAAGAAGGACGCTGGGAAGTCCAAAAAGGACAAGGACCCAGTTAACAAGTCCGGAGGCAAGGCCAAGAAGAAG AAGTGGTCTAAGGGAAAAGTGAGGGACAAGCTCAACAACCTGGTCCTCTTCGACAAGGCTACCTACGAAAAGTTGTACAAAGAGGTGCCCAACTACAAGCTCATCACCCCCGCTGTTGTGTCTGAAAGGCTGAAGATCCGTGGCTCCCTAGCCAGGAACGCCCTCCAGGAGCTGCTCGCCAAAG GCATGATCAAACTGGTGTCCAAACACAGAGCACAGCTGATCTACACACGTAACACCAAGGGTGCAGATGAGGAGGAAGCAGccgccgcagcagcagcagagaaaggagagaagggagagaagaaggCATAA